A region from the Alnus glutinosa chromosome 5, dhAlnGlut1.1, whole genome shotgun sequence genome encodes:
- the LOC133868017 gene encoding protein SCAR3 isoform X1, giving the protein MPLVRLEVRNEYALGQPELYKEVDREDPKAVLDGVAVAGLVGILRQLGDLAEFAAEVFHGLQEQVMTTASRSHKLKARVQRIEVALPPLEKAILAQTSHIHFAYTAGSEWHPHIRNEQNHFIYNDLPRFIMDSYEECRDPPRLHLLDKFDTGGPGSCLKRYSDPTFFKKASVTSGEVTTGKIQIDKKARRSKKKRSSHGSGQLLRGASISNGSSRLQFASPTINGQTSPLQTASAVDMKSNSDLGDHSNSFDSSGLPCTSHIVNRRASPSQTASTVDMTLKSDTGDYSHSFDSRTGSGYIECVFHLSSSMQPEQQESPSSRLMQQNETLDSVFPEEQTKAVDYNSPSNSLQEQIASSSSCVTWDEKAEIVEPRGEQSDGDEAPDMLWMKSNTDSHGGRAVDFTNVDQTDSLLENSLQSISSRNQIDDIESEPDNYMDALNTIESESENDLDSQTKREVERYASCINDEGIDDIHELHVNSADHSPPELESDTASCSSSTEGMPSNISNSISPESFAHEQMVVSDLYHSVEEMPQIAKLSSNLDNSVASDFGGSADVLDGSNLEPVISGSLASASKISDFRDPSRDKIISNFCESQETPGDFSGVHSIKFWTNGGLLGLEPSKPPDYAMPTAVGPDSRNRSKDETVCPSEHSCMLKGDDDYEGEKDILAKRVGGIEKDSSCVCSTSCQDDQEEGVSTKKTDRGLSQAGSDAKCEKFSVMAPKTMVPVAPDMKSISAEASSGNDENSSLVFGLSRRLLANGLSKKVSLVHDDNPELGSSVNAGGLEQCSGQNRVVNQKIPETTFEEQFGHGSPIDSLTSSPPLEHMKISFHPLNGFETSKLKLKFPDGNQCFEGVRDMFPSFQLVPEPDIPLNDFGFESDDDTFCRSSPCKSSDCHSHYSESNSEQWESGETPERKDLELYDALCGISSAESMVSSLELGGMANNGICIDGGTKSVDSRNGVEQSLSGPFLDLPNFDTVNPVLQQETNEDYKLECSGQSTPQPPPLPPVQKHVSKPDLDVTEDKLDDVSETLTHAFDLILLESAVLQQPKPAPAKQQHTNKEAATIEQKSKQQDEQKLNGQKEANQALNGMGMDDREDFLQQIRSKSFNLKSTMSTKPTNTAGPTTNVKVTAILEKANAIRQAVGSDDGDDDDDTWSDA; this is encoded by the exons atgcCGCTGGTGAGGTTGGAGGTGAGGAACGAGTACGCGCTGGGGCAGCCGGAGCTCTACAAAGAGGTGGACAGAGAGGATCCCAAAGCTGTGCTCGATGGTGTGGCCGTCGCTGGCCTTGTCGGGATCTTGCGCCAGCTCGGCGATCTTGCGGA ATTTGCAGCAGAGGTATTTCATGGCTTGCAGGAGCAAGTGATGACTACAGCTTCAAGAAGCCATAAACTGAAGGCTCGTGTCCAGCGCATTGAAGTTGCACTTCCTCCCCTTGAGAAGGCTATACTGGCCCAAACAAGCCACATACATTTTGCTTATACTGCCG GTTCTGAATGGCATCCTCACATCCGAaatgaacaaaatcacttcatctACAATGACTTGCCACGGTTTATTATGGATTCCTATGAAGAATGCCGTGATCCTCCACGTTTGCACTTGCTTGACAA ATTTGATACTGGTGGTCCAGGATCTTGTTTAAAGAGATATTCAGATCCAACCTTCTTTAAAAAAGCATCAGTTACCTCTGGTGAAGTGACTACtggaaaaattcaaattgacaAGAAGGCTCGTAGAAGCAAG AAAAAGAGGTCTTCACATGGGAGTGGACAATTATTGCGAGGTGCATCAATATCCAATGGCAGTAGCAG ATTGCAGTTTGCTTCTCCAACTATTAATGGGCAGACTTCTCCTTTGCAAACTGCCTCAGCTGTAGACATGAAGTCAAACTCTGACCTGGGAGACCACTCAAATTCTTTTGATTCAAGTGGTCTGCCGTGTACTTCTCACATTGTTAATAGGCGGGCTTCTCCTTCTCAAACTGCCTCCACAGTTGACATGACGTTGAAATCTGACACTGGAGACTATTCACATTCTTTTGATTCAAGAACTGGCTCAGGATATATCGAATGTGTTTTCCATCTAAGTTCTTCCATGCAACCTGAACAACAAGAATCACCCTCTTCTCGGTTGATGCAGCAGAATGAAACACTTGATTCAGTTTTTCCTGAAGAACAAACTAAGGCTGTAGATTATAACAGTCCAAGCAATTCATTACAAGAGCAAATTGCCTCCAGTTCTTCTTGTGTTACCTGGGATGAAAAGGCAGAGATAGTGGAGCCTAGGGGTGAGCAAAGTGATGGTGATGAAGCTCCAGATATGCTCTGGATGAAGTCTAACACAGATAGCCATGGAGGGAGAGCTGTTGACTTTACAAATGTTGATCAAACGGATAGTCTGCTTGAAAACAGTCTCCAGTCAATCTCCAGCCGGAATCAGATTGATGACATTGAAAGTGAACCGGACAATTACATGGATGCACTCAACACCATTGAATCAGAATCTGAAAATGATCTTGACAgtcaaacaaaaagagaagttgAGCGGTATGCCTCCTGCATCAATGATGAAGGAATAGATGACATCCATGAGCTTCATGTGAATAGTGCAGACCATAGTCCTCCAGAATTGGAATCTGATACTGCATCCTGCAGTTCCTCAACTGAAGGAATGCCATCAAATATATCCAACTCAATTTCCCCAGAGAGTTTTGCGCATGAACAGATGGTAGTCAGTGATTTATACCATTCAGTAGAAGAAATGCCTCAAATTGCTAAATTGTCTTCTAATTTAGACAATTCAGTAGCCAGTGATTTTGGTGGAAGTGCTGATGTTCTTGATGGTTCCAATTTAGAACCTGTTATTAGTGGTTCATTAGCCTCTGCCTCCAAAATTTCTGATTTCAGAGATCCATCGAGGGATAAGATCATAAGCAATTTTTGTGAGTCTCAAGAAACTCCTGGTGACTTTTCTGGTGTTCATTCAATTAAGTTCTGGACTAACGGTGGCCTGTTAGGACTTGAGCCATCAAAACCTCCTGATTACGCGATGCCAACCGCTGTGGGTCCGGATTCAAGGAACAGAAGTAAAGATGAGACAGTTTGCCCTTCGGAGCACAGTTGCATGCTTAAAGGTGATGATGATTATGAAGGAGAGAAAGATATATTGGCAAAGAGAGTTGGAGGCATTGAAAAGGATTCGAGTTGTGTATGCTCCACATCATGCCAGGATGATCAAGAGGAGGGTGTCTCCACCAAGAAGACAGATAGGGGACTTTCACAAGCTGGTTCAGATGCCAAATGTGAAAAGTTTAGTGTAATGGCACCTAAAACTATGGTGCCAGTTGCACCAGATATGAAATCCATCTCTGCTGAAGCCAGTAGCGGGAATGATGAAAACTCATCTCTAGTGTTTGGACTAAGCCGAAGGTTACTAGCAAATGGTTTGTCTAAAAAAGTTTCACTTGTTCATGATGACAATCCTGAACTTGGAAGTTCCGTGAATGCTGGTGGATTAGAGCAATGTAGTGGGCAGAATAGAGTTGTGAATCAAAAAATTCCTGAGACAACTTTTGAAGAGCAGTTTGGACACGGGTCTCCCATAGATTCACTTACTTCTTCACCACCACTTGAACATATGAAAATATCTTTCCATCCCCTGAATGGCTTTGAGACTTCCAAATTGAAACTGAAATTTCCTGATGGGAATCAATGTTTTGAAGGCGTAAGAGACATGTTTCCATCATTTCAGTTGGTCCCTGAGCCTGATATACCTTTGAATGACTTTGGCTTTGAGTCTGACGATGACACATTTTGTAGATCATCACCTTGCAAATCAAGTGATTGCCATAGCCATTACTCTGAGTCAAATTCTGAGCAGTGGGAATCTGGTGAAACTCCTGAAAGAAAGGATCTTGAACTATATGATGCCTTATGTGGAATTTCATCAGCAGAATCTATGGTAAGCTCTCTGGAGCTTGGGGGAATGGCCAATAATGGCATCTGCATTGATGGTGGAACTAAAAGTGTGGACAGCAGGAATGGTGTGGAACAATCATTGTCTGGTCCTTTCCTTGACCTTCCCAATTTTGATACTGTGAACCCTGTACTTCAGCAAGAAACAAATGAAGATTATAAGTTGGAATGTTCTGGACAGTCTACCCCACAACCGCCACCTCTCCCTCCGGTACAAAAGCATGTATCGAAACCCGACTTGGATGTGACAGAAGACAAACTCGATGATGTATCGGAAACTCTTACACATGCATTTGATCTGATACTTTTGGAATCTGCCGTGCTTCAGCAACCTAAGCCAGCCCCAGCAAAGCAACAACATACTAATAAGGAGGCCGCTACTATAGAACAGAAGAGCAAG CAGCAGGACGAGCAGAAGTTGAATGGGCAAAAAGAAGCTAATCAAGCTTTGAATGGCATGGGGATGGATGATAGGGAAGATTTCCTACAACAAATCAGATCAAAA
- the LOC133868017 gene encoding protein SCAR3 isoform X2 gives MPLVRLEVRNEYALGQPELYKEVDREDPKAVLDGVAVAGLVGILRQLGDLAEFAAEVFHGLQEQVMTTASRSHKLKARVQRIEVALPPLEKAILAQTSHIHFAYTAGSEWHPHIRNEQNHFIYNDLPRFIMDSYEECRDPPRLHLLDKFDTGGPGSCLKRYSDPTFFKKASVTSGEVTTGKIQIDKKARRSKKKRSSHGSGQLLRGASISNGSSRLQFASPTINGQTSPLQTASAVDMKSNSDLGDHSNSFDSSGLPCTSHIVNRRASPSQTASTVDMTLKSDTGDYSHSFDSRTGSGYIECVFHLSSSMQPEQQESPSSRLMQQNETLDSVFPEEQTKAVDYNSPSNSLQEQIASSSSCVTWDEKAEIVEPRGEQSDGDEAPDMLWMKSNTDSHGGRAVDFTNVDQTDSLLENSLQSISSRNQIDDIESEPDNYMDALNTIESESENDLDSQTKREVERYASCINDEGIDDIHELHVNSADHSPPELESDTASCSSSTEGMPSNISNSISPESFAHEQMVVSDLYHSVEEMPQIAKLSSNLDNSVASDFGGSADVLDGSNLEPVISGSLASASKISDFRDPSRDKIISNFCESQETPGDFSGVHSIKFWTNGGLLGLEPSKPPDYAMPTAVGPDSRNRSKDETVCPSEHSCMLKGDDDYEGEKDILAKRVGGIEKDSSCVCSTSCQDDQEEGVSTKKTDRGLSQAGSDAKCEKFSVMAPKTMVPVAPDMKSISAEASSGNDENSSLVFGLSRRLLANGLSKKVSLVHDDNPELGSSVNAGGLEQCSGQNRVVNQKIPETTFEEQFGHGSPIDSLTSSPPLEHMKISFHPLNGFETSKLKLKFPDGNQCFEGVRDMFPSFQLVPEPDIPLNDFGFESDDDTFCRSSPCKSSDCHSHYSESNSEQWESGETPERKDLELYDALCGISSAESMVSSLELGGMANNGICIDGGTKSVDSRNGVEQSLSGPFLDLPNFDTVNPVLQQETNEDYKLECSGQSTPQPPPLPPVQKHVSKPDLDVTEDKLDDVSETLTHAFDLILLESAVLQQPKPAPAKQQHTNKEAATIEQKSKQDEQKLNGQKEANQALNGMGMDDREDFLQQIRSKSFNLKSTMSTKPTNTAGPTTNVKVTAILEKANAIRQAVGSDDGDDDDDTWSDA, from the exons atgcCGCTGGTGAGGTTGGAGGTGAGGAACGAGTACGCGCTGGGGCAGCCGGAGCTCTACAAAGAGGTGGACAGAGAGGATCCCAAAGCTGTGCTCGATGGTGTGGCCGTCGCTGGCCTTGTCGGGATCTTGCGCCAGCTCGGCGATCTTGCGGA ATTTGCAGCAGAGGTATTTCATGGCTTGCAGGAGCAAGTGATGACTACAGCTTCAAGAAGCCATAAACTGAAGGCTCGTGTCCAGCGCATTGAAGTTGCACTTCCTCCCCTTGAGAAGGCTATACTGGCCCAAACAAGCCACATACATTTTGCTTATACTGCCG GTTCTGAATGGCATCCTCACATCCGAaatgaacaaaatcacttcatctACAATGACTTGCCACGGTTTATTATGGATTCCTATGAAGAATGCCGTGATCCTCCACGTTTGCACTTGCTTGACAA ATTTGATACTGGTGGTCCAGGATCTTGTTTAAAGAGATATTCAGATCCAACCTTCTTTAAAAAAGCATCAGTTACCTCTGGTGAAGTGACTACtggaaaaattcaaattgacaAGAAGGCTCGTAGAAGCAAG AAAAAGAGGTCTTCACATGGGAGTGGACAATTATTGCGAGGTGCATCAATATCCAATGGCAGTAGCAG ATTGCAGTTTGCTTCTCCAACTATTAATGGGCAGACTTCTCCTTTGCAAACTGCCTCAGCTGTAGACATGAAGTCAAACTCTGACCTGGGAGACCACTCAAATTCTTTTGATTCAAGTGGTCTGCCGTGTACTTCTCACATTGTTAATAGGCGGGCTTCTCCTTCTCAAACTGCCTCCACAGTTGACATGACGTTGAAATCTGACACTGGAGACTATTCACATTCTTTTGATTCAAGAACTGGCTCAGGATATATCGAATGTGTTTTCCATCTAAGTTCTTCCATGCAACCTGAACAACAAGAATCACCCTCTTCTCGGTTGATGCAGCAGAATGAAACACTTGATTCAGTTTTTCCTGAAGAACAAACTAAGGCTGTAGATTATAACAGTCCAAGCAATTCATTACAAGAGCAAATTGCCTCCAGTTCTTCTTGTGTTACCTGGGATGAAAAGGCAGAGATAGTGGAGCCTAGGGGTGAGCAAAGTGATGGTGATGAAGCTCCAGATATGCTCTGGATGAAGTCTAACACAGATAGCCATGGAGGGAGAGCTGTTGACTTTACAAATGTTGATCAAACGGATAGTCTGCTTGAAAACAGTCTCCAGTCAATCTCCAGCCGGAATCAGATTGATGACATTGAAAGTGAACCGGACAATTACATGGATGCACTCAACACCATTGAATCAGAATCTGAAAATGATCTTGACAgtcaaacaaaaagagaagttgAGCGGTATGCCTCCTGCATCAATGATGAAGGAATAGATGACATCCATGAGCTTCATGTGAATAGTGCAGACCATAGTCCTCCAGAATTGGAATCTGATACTGCATCCTGCAGTTCCTCAACTGAAGGAATGCCATCAAATATATCCAACTCAATTTCCCCAGAGAGTTTTGCGCATGAACAGATGGTAGTCAGTGATTTATACCATTCAGTAGAAGAAATGCCTCAAATTGCTAAATTGTCTTCTAATTTAGACAATTCAGTAGCCAGTGATTTTGGTGGAAGTGCTGATGTTCTTGATGGTTCCAATTTAGAACCTGTTATTAGTGGTTCATTAGCCTCTGCCTCCAAAATTTCTGATTTCAGAGATCCATCGAGGGATAAGATCATAAGCAATTTTTGTGAGTCTCAAGAAACTCCTGGTGACTTTTCTGGTGTTCATTCAATTAAGTTCTGGACTAACGGTGGCCTGTTAGGACTTGAGCCATCAAAACCTCCTGATTACGCGATGCCAACCGCTGTGGGTCCGGATTCAAGGAACAGAAGTAAAGATGAGACAGTTTGCCCTTCGGAGCACAGTTGCATGCTTAAAGGTGATGATGATTATGAAGGAGAGAAAGATATATTGGCAAAGAGAGTTGGAGGCATTGAAAAGGATTCGAGTTGTGTATGCTCCACATCATGCCAGGATGATCAAGAGGAGGGTGTCTCCACCAAGAAGACAGATAGGGGACTTTCACAAGCTGGTTCAGATGCCAAATGTGAAAAGTTTAGTGTAATGGCACCTAAAACTATGGTGCCAGTTGCACCAGATATGAAATCCATCTCTGCTGAAGCCAGTAGCGGGAATGATGAAAACTCATCTCTAGTGTTTGGACTAAGCCGAAGGTTACTAGCAAATGGTTTGTCTAAAAAAGTTTCACTTGTTCATGATGACAATCCTGAACTTGGAAGTTCCGTGAATGCTGGTGGATTAGAGCAATGTAGTGGGCAGAATAGAGTTGTGAATCAAAAAATTCCTGAGACAACTTTTGAAGAGCAGTTTGGACACGGGTCTCCCATAGATTCACTTACTTCTTCACCACCACTTGAACATATGAAAATATCTTTCCATCCCCTGAATGGCTTTGAGACTTCCAAATTGAAACTGAAATTTCCTGATGGGAATCAATGTTTTGAAGGCGTAAGAGACATGTTTCCATCATTTCAGTTGGTCCCTGAGCCTGATATACCTTTGAATGACTTTGGCTTTGAGTCTGACGATGACACATTTTGTAGATCATCACCTTGCAAATCAAGTGATTGCCATAGCCATTACTCTGAGTCAAATTCTGAGCAGTGGGAATCTGGTGAAACTCCTGAAAGAAAGGATCTTGAACTATATGATGCCTTATGTGGAATTTCATCAGCAGAATCTATGGTAAGCTCTCTGGAGCTTGGGGGAATGGCCAATAATGGCATCTGCATTGATGGTGGAACTAAAAGTGTGGACAGCAGGAATGGTGTGGAACAATCATTGTCTGGTCCTTTCCTTGACCTTCCCAATTTTGATACTGTGAACCCTGTACTTCAGCAAGAAACAAATGAAGATTATAAGTTGGAATGTTCTGGACAGTCTACCCCACAACCGCCACCTCTCCCTCCGGTACAAAAGCATGTATCGAAACCCGACTTGGATGTGACAGAAGACAAACTCGATGATGTATCGGAAACTCTTACACATGCATTTGATCTGATACTTTTGGAATCTGCCGTGCTTCAGCAACCTAAGCCAGCCCCAGCAAAGCAACAACATACTAATAAGGAGGCCGCTACTATAGAACAGAAGAGCAAG CAGGACGAGCAGAAGTTGAATGGGCAAAAAGAAGCTAATCAAGCTTTGAATGGCATGGGGATGGATGATAGGGAAGATTTCCTACAACAAATCAGATCAAAA
- the LOC133868017 gene encoding protein SCAR3 isoform X3 has translation MDSYEECRDPPRLHLLDKFDTGGPGSCLKRYSDPTFFKKASVTSGEVTTGKIQIDKKARRSKKKRSSHGSGQLLRGASISNGSSRLQFASPTINGQTSPLQTASAVDMKSNSDLGDHSNSFDSSGLPCTSHIVNRRASPSQTASTVDMTLKSDTGDYSHSFDSRTGSGYIECVFHLSSSMQPEQQESPSSRLMQQNETLDSVFPEEQTKAVDYNSPSNSLQEQIASSSSCVTWDEKAEIVEPRGEQSDGDEAPDMLWMKSNTDSHGGRAVDFTNVDQTDSLLENSLQSISSRNQIDDIESEPDNYMDALNTIESESENDLDSQTKREVERYASCINDEGIDDIHELHVNSADHSPPELESDTASCSSSTEGMPSNISNSISPESFAHEQMVVSDLYHSVEEMPQIAKLSSNLDNSVASDFGGSADVLDGSNLEPVISGSLASASKISDFRDPSRDKIISNFCESQETPGDFSGVHSIKFWTNGGLLGLEPSKPPDYAMPTAVGPDSRNRSKDETVCPSEHSCMLKGDDDYEGEKDILAKRVGGIEKDSSCVCSTSCQDDQEEGVSTKKTDRGLSQAGSDAKCEKFSVMAPKTMVPVAPDMKSISAEASSGNDENSSLVFGLSRRLLANGLSKKVSLVHDDNPELGSSVNAGGLEQCSGQNRVVNQKIPETTFEEQFGHGSPIDSLTSSPPLEHMKISFHPLNGFETSKLKLKFPDGNQCFEGVRDMFPSFQLVPEPDIPLNDFGFESDDDTFCRSSPCKSSDCHSHYSESNSEQWESGETPERKDLELYDALCGISSAESMVSSLELGGMANNGICIDGGTKSVDSRNGVEQSLSGPFLDLPNFDTVNPVLQQETNEDYKLECSGQSTPQPPPLPPVQKHVSKPDLDVTEDKLDDVSETLTHAFDLILLESAVLQQPKPAPAKQQHTNKEAATIEQKSKQQDEQKLNGQKEANQALNGMGMDDREDFLQQIRSKSFNLKSTMSTKPTNTAGPTTNVKVTAILEKANAIRQAVGSDDGDDDDDTWSDA, from the exons ATGGATTCCTATGAAGAATGCCGTGATCCTCCACGTTTGCACTTGCTTGACAA ATTTGATACTGGTGGTCCAGGATCTTGTTTAAAGAGATATTCAGATCCAACCTTCTTTAAAAAAGCATCAGTTACCTCTGGTGAAGTGACTACtggaaaaattcaaattgacaAGAAGGCTCGTAGAAGCAAG AAAAAGAGGTCTTCACATGGGAGTGGACAATTATTGCGAGGTGCATCAATATCCAATGGCAGTAGCAG ATTGCAGTTTGCTTCTCCAACTATTAATGGGCAGACTTCTCCTTTGCAAACTGCCTCAGCTGTAGACATGAAGTCAAACTCTGACCTGGGAGACCACTCAAATTCTTTTGATTCAAGTGGTCTGCCGTGTACTTCTCACATTGTTAATAGGCGGGCTTCTCCTTCTCAAACTGCCTCCACAGTTGACATGACGTTGAAATCTGACACTGGAGACTATTCACATTCTTTTGATTCAAGAACTGGCTCAGGATATATCGAATGTGTTTTCCATCTAAGTTCTTCCATGCAACCTGAACAACAAGAATCACCCTCTTCTCGGTTGATGCAGCAGAATGAAACACTTGATTCAGTTTTTCCTGAAGAACAAACTAAGGCTGTAGATTATAACAGTCCAAGCAATTCATTACAAGAGCAAATTGCCTCCAGTTCTTCTTGTGTTACCTGGGATGAAAAGGCAGAGATAGTGGAGCCTAGGGGTGAGCAAAGTGATGGTGATGAAGCTCCAGATATGCTCTGGATGAAGTCTAACACAGATAGCCATGGAGGGAGAGCTGTTGACTTTACAAATGTTGATCAAACGGATAGTCTGCTTGAAAACAGTCTCCAGTCAATCTCCAGCCGGAATCAGATTGATGACATTGAAAGTGAACCGGACAATTACATGGATGCACTCAACACCATTGAATCAGAATCTGAAAATGATCTTGACAgtcaaacaaaaagagaagttgAGCGGTATGCCTCCTGCATCAATGATGAAGGAATAGATGACATCCATGAGCTTCATGTGAATAGTGCAGACCATAGTCCTCCAGAATTGGAATCTGATACTGCATCCTGCAGTTCCTCAACTGAAGGAATGCCATCAAATATATCCAACTCAATTTCCCCAGAGAGTTTTGCGCATGAACAGATGGTAGTCAGTGATTTATACCATTCAGTAGAAGAAATGCCTCAAATTGCTAAATTGTCTTCTAATTTAGACAATTCAGTAGCCAGTGATTTTGGTGGAAGTGCTGATGTTCTTGATGGTTCCAATTTAGAACCTGTTATTAGTGGTTCATTAGCCTCTGCCTCCAAAATTTCTGATTTCAGAGATCCATCGAGGGATAAGATCATAAGCAATTTTTGTGAGTCTCAAGAAACTCCTGGTGACTTTTCTGGTGTTCATTCAATTAAGTTCTGGACTAACGGTGGCCTGTTAGGACTTGAGCCATCAAAACCTCCTGATTACGCGATGCCAACCGCTGTGGGTCCGGATTCAAGGAACAGAAGTAAAGATGAGACAGTTTGCCCTTCGGAGCACAGTTGCATGCTTAAAGGTGATGATGATTATGAAGGAGAGAAAGATATATTGGCAAAGAGAGTTGGAGGCATTGAAAAGGATTCGAGTTGTGTATGCTCCACATCATGCCAGGATGATCAAGAGGAGGGTGTCTCCACCAAGAAGACAGATAGGGGACTTTCACAAGCTGGTTCAGATGCCAAATGTGAAAAGTTTAGTGTAATGGCACCTAAAACTATGGTGCCAGTTGCACCAGATATGAAATCCATCTCTGCTGAAGCCAGTAGCGGGAATGATGAAAACTCATCTCTAGTGTTTGGACTAAGCCGAAGGTTACTAGCAAATGGTTTGTCTAAAAAAGTTTCACTTGTTCATGATGACAATCCTGAACTTGGAAGTTCCGTGAATGCTGGTGGATTAGAGCAATGTAGTGGGCAGAATAGAGTTGTGAATCAAAAAATTCCTGAGACAACTTTTGAAGAGCAGTTTGGACACGGGTCTCCCATAGATTCACTTACTTCTTCACCACCACTTGAACATATGAAAATATCTTTCCATCCCCTGAATGGCTTTGAGACTTCCAAATTGAAACTGAAATTTCCTGATGGGAATCAATGTTTTGAAGGCGTAAGAGACATGTTTCCATCATTTCAGTTGGTCCCTGAGCCTGATATACCTTTGAATGACTTTGGCTTTGAGTCTGACGATGACACATTTTGTAGATCATCACCTTGCAAATCAAGTGATTGCCATAGCCATTACTCTGAGTCAAATTCTGAGCAGTGGGAATCTGGTGAAACTCCTGAAAGAAAGGATCTTGAACTATATGATGCCTTATGTGGAATTTCATCAGCAGAATCTATGGTAAGCTCTCTGGAGCTTGGGGGAATGGCCAATAATGGCATCTGCATTGATGGTGGAACTAAAAGTGTGGACAGCAGGAATGGTGTGGAACAATCATTGTCTGGTCCTTTCCTTGACCTTCCCAATTTTGATACTGTGAACCCTGTACTTCAGCAAGAAACAAATGAAGATTATAAGTTGGAATGTTCTGGACAGTCTACCCCACAACCGCCACCTCTCCCTCCGGTACAAAAGCATGTATCGAAACCCGACTTGGATGTGACAGAAGACAAACTCGATGATGTATCGGAAACTCTTACACATGCATTTGATCTGATACTTTTGGAATCTGCCGTGCTTCAGCAACCTAAGCCAGCCCCAGCAAAGCAACAACATACTAATAAGGAGGCCGCTACTATAGAACAGAAGAGCAAG CAGCAGGACGAGCAGAAGTTGAATGGGCAAAAAGAAGCTAATCAAGCTTTGAATGGCATGGGGATGGATGATAGGGAAGATTTCCTACAACAAATCAGATCAAAA